The genome window TGCTTCGAGCAGATCCAGCTTTGCGCGGCCGGCGCATGTCCGAGTCCGTTCTCGGCCTTTTCGGCACGCCTTCGCCGCGTTGCCCATTCGGTGACAACACGGAGACCGCCGCCGAAGCCAGCCAACCGAAGCTGCCGCCAAAGTTCGGCGCCGTTCCGCAATCCGGCTTCCCATTGCGCTTCAAGCCAAGGGAGATGCGGTTCCAGGGAAGTTTGCCGGATCCGAAAGATGTCGGTCCGCTGACCACGGACGACACTGCGAACCAGCTTTCGGCTGTGCCCGGTTCTGCGCACGATCTCCTTGATGGATACGCCTTCGCTGACGAGACCACGGATGACGGCGTTTGCCTCTTCACGCCGCAGATATCCCTTATATTGCAGTCGCTCGGCGGCTGTCAGAAGCTTTGGATTTACAGTTGCCGTGCCGATTGCAATGCGGACCTGCCGCATTGACTTGCGAACGGCGTCAAGAAAGGCGTGGCTGGCGTTTTCCATCAGATGCCAGCGGTCGGCGACCTGTAACCTCTGAAGGAGCAAGTTTATGCCGATTATCCATTCGAATACGAACATCGTTACGCAGATCAATGTGTTCACGGTTCCGCATGGTGAACAACAGCAGTTGATCGACTATCTAGCTAGCGCCGCTCAAGTCGCGCGAGAAGTCGATGGATGGCTGTCCGCAAGCCTCCATCGGAGTCTCGATGGCACGCGCGTTGTCAACTATGCCCAGAGCGCTGATGCCGCGGCTGCACGCCGTGTCTTCAAGCATCTGCAAGGCAGAGGGTTGATCGAAGGAAACAAGCGATATGGCGAGGCTCATCCAGGCCTCTACGAAGTCGCCTTCACTTTGGAGCGATAAGACTATGCCGCTCGTCCATTTTGGAGGGCGAGCGGCGCGTTCGCATGAAATTGACGATCGATTGGCGACTGCGTGGTCGCCATGACCGAGGCCCGATGCCTAATTCATTCTCCGCCTTCACGAAATCTCTTTCACGAACCGGTTCCCCGTTGCGAGTTTGCGGCCGTCCGGGTTTAGCGTTACCTCGACGACGGCGGCGTTTTCCAGGAACCGGATGATGGCAGGACCGCGCGCCAAGCCTTCCGAACTGTGATGCGAAACCGCCCTTTTATCCCCGTGTCCGCCGGGGAGACATCAGACGGACCCCAGACGGGGACGATTAAGAGAGCCGGA of Granulibacter bethesdensis contains these proteins:
- a CDS encoding antibiotic biosynthesis monooxygenase — encoded protein: MPIIHSNTNIVTQINVFTVPHGEQQQLIDYLASAAQVAREVDGWLSASLHRSLDGTRVVNYAQSADAAAARRVFKHLQGRGLIEGNKRYGEAHPGLYEVAFTLER